TGATCGCGCTGATTTCCGACATCCACAGCAACATCGAAGCCCTTCAGGCGGTCTTCGACGACATCGCCCGGCGCTCGATCCGCCGGGTCATCTGCCTCGGCGACGTGGTCGGCTACGGCCCCAACCCCTGCGA
The genomic region above belongs to Phycisphaerae bacterium and contains:
- a CDS encoding metallophosphoesterase, whose protein sequence is MIALISDIHSNIEALQAVFDDIARRSIRRVICLGDVVGYGPNPC